A genomic window from Diospyros lotus cultivar Yz01 chromosome 2, ASM1463336v1, whole genome shotgun sequence includes:
- the LOC127795872 gene encoding uncharacterized protein LOC127795872, with translation MVSNLLNLRQQGLTLPDFLGWMTSINAEFNSLLPAGKIAAEDLAQRDKFFMVCTLAAIGPELAPVRDQILASPIVPTMDEVYSRLLRVSYVPMVPPFSAGDHRFRVVANREEIVVIGANAPNVTIVTTGGILRNNVISCMAALFVLMLLMLMVLDLSPLMVIHRNMSFSLGLTMISISSIRRPSKPHPQLLLSPTLVIPLPVSLSHPLWDHGSWTQVLLTIYLVIPICSLILLILFLYLL, from the coding sequence ATGGTGTCTAATCTGCTTAATTTACGACAACAGGGTTTGactcttcctgattttcttgGTTGGATGACCTCTATTAATgctgaatttaactccttgttacCTGCTGGTAAGATTGCTGCGGAGGATCTAGCTCAGCGggataagttcttcatggtgtgtactcttgCTGCCATTGGTCCTGAGCTTGCTCCTGTTCGTGATCAGATTCTTGCTAGTCCTATTGtacctactatggatgaagtgtattctcgtCTTCTTCGGGTTTCATATGTTCCTATGGTGCCTCCCTTTTCTGCAGGTGATCACAGGTTCAGAGTAGTGGCGAACAGGGAGGAGATCGTGGTAATTGGGGCAAACGCCCCAAATGTTACTATTGTCACAACtgggggcatactaaggaacaatgttataagttgcatggccgccctcttcgtgttaatgttgctcatgctGATGGTTCTCGATTTGAGTCCTTTGATGGTCATCCACCGCAATATGTCCTTCTCATTGGGGTTGACTATGATAagtatctcaagtataagacGTCCCAGCAAACCTCATCCACAGTTGCTTCTGTCTCCCACTCTGGTGATTCCACTACCTGTCTCGCTCAGTCATCCTCTTTGGGACCATGGGTCTTGGACTCAGGTGCTTCTAACCATATATCTGGTAATCcccatttgttctctcattttactaattttatttctttaccttctgtaa